The Dioscorea cayenensis subsp. rotundata cultivar TDr96_F1 chromosome 19, TDr96_F1_v2_PseudoChromosome.rev07_lg8_w22 25.fasta, whole genome shotgun sequence genome includes a window with the following:
- the LOC120249372 gene encoding ABC transporter G family member 9-like: MLAMMGPSGSGKTTLLTTLAGRRSSSSIIMTGSITYNNTPFSSSLNRLTGFVTQDDILYPHLTVFETLLYTALLRLPKSINKQQKVSHVETIITQFGLVNCRDNIIGDHYLRGISGGERKRVSIGQEVLIDPSLLFLDEPTSGLDSTTAQRIVSVVGELANQGKTVVMTIHQPSSSLFYMFHKVLILCEGCPLYFGKQSEVMNYFSSIGYSPSVAMNPADFLLDIANGIVMGQLHGSEVEVKEELVNAYNENLREKIKEEIRGKGEEKRLEEKMGVLKSNNQKWNTSWWDQFTVLIRRDLKERRHEAFSSFTVFQVLILSFISGALWWKSKSLQDQTGLLFFVTGFWGSFPLFQAIFKFPQERLMLMKERRSGMYRLSSYFMARIIVDLPMELILPTVSTAIVYWMCGLKPMPTNFFIYLSVVFLCALVTQGVGFAIGAAVMDFKVATMLASVIMLTFLLAGGFFVQHVPIFIAWIKYISYIYYTFKLLLGSQYKEYDTYECGNKMMSCRVDEIPIIKVVGLDHQGLALGVMLFMFMFYRLIAYVALMRVAVAE, translated from the exons ATGCTAGCAATGATGGGCCCTTCTGGCAGTGGCAAGACAACTCTCCTCACAACTCTGGCCGGCCGGCGATCCTCCTCTTCCATCATCATGACCGGCTCCATCACCTACAACAACACCCCCTTCTCCAGCTCCCTCAACCGTCTCACCGGCTTTGTCACTCAAGATGACATCCTCTACCCCCATCTCACCGTCTTTGAAACTCTCCTCTACACTGCACTCCTTCGTCTTCCCAAATCAATCAACAAACAGCAAAAAGTAAGTCATGTCGAGACGATAATCACTCAATTCGGCCTCGTCAATTGCCGTGATAACATCATCGGCGATCACTATCTCCGGGGCATCTCCGGTGGTGAGAGGAAGCGTGTGAGTATAGGCCAAGAAGTCCTTATTGATCCTAGTCTTCTATTTCTTGACGAGCCAACATCTGGTCTAGACTCGACGACGGCGCAAAGGATTGTGTCGGTCGTCGGAGAACTGGCCAATCAGGGAAAGACAGTGGTGATGACGATACACCAGCCGTCGAGTTCTTTGTTCTATATGTTTCACAAGGTGTTGATATTGTGTGAAGGATGTCCTCTTTATTTTGGCAAGCAATCCGAAGTTATGAACTATTTCTCTAGCATTGGCTACTCACCTTCAGTTGCTATGAATCCTGCTGACTTCCTTCTTGATATAGCTAACG GAATAGTTATGGGACAGCTGCATGGGAGTGAGGTGGAAGTGAAAGAAGAGTTGGTGAATGCttataatgaaaatttgagAGAGAAGATTAAGGAGGAGATTAGAGGGAAAGGTGAGGAGAAAAGATTAGAAGAGAAGATGGGAGTATTGAAGTCTAATAATCAAAAGTGGAACACCAGTTGGTGGGATCAGTTCACTGTGTTGATTAGAAGAGatttgaaagaaagaagacatgaagcTTTCTCTTCTTTCACTGTTTTCCAAGTATTGATTCTTTCCTTCATCTCTGGAGCTCTCTGGTGGAAATCCAAGTCTCTTCAAGACCAG ACAGGGTTGTTGTTCTTTGTGACTGGATTTTGGGGATCATTCCCTTTGTTCCAAGCAATATTCAAATTCCCACAAGAGAGACTGATGCTGATGAAGGAGAGAAGATCAGGAATGTACAGGCTCTCATCATACTTCATGGCAAGAATAATTGTGGACTTGCCAATGGAGCTCATCCTCCCAACTGTTTCAACTGCCATTGTTTACTGGATGTGTGGCCTTAAACCAATGCCAACCAACTTCTTCATCTATCTTTCAGTTGTATTTCTTTGCGCTCTTGTTACTCAGGGCGTCGGCTTCGCGATCGGCGCAGCCGTTATGGACTTTAAGGTGGCGACAATGCTCGCATCGGTGATCATGCTCACATTCTTGCTGGCCGGAGGTTTCTTTGTGCAACATGTGCCCATATTCATTGCATGGATAAAATACatctcttatatatattatacgtTCAAGTTGCTTCTTGGTTCACAGTATAAAGAATATGATACATATGAGTGTGGGAACAAGATGATGAGTTGCAGAGTTGATGAGATTCCTATAATTAAGGTTGTAGGATTGGATCATCAGGGTTTGGCTCTTGGAGTTATGTTATTCATGTTCATGTTTTACAGGTTGATTGCTTATGTTGCTTTGATGAGAGTTGCAGTTGCAGAGTAA